One genomic segment of Coffea arabica cultivar ET-39 chromosome 6e, Coffea Arabica ET-39 HiFi, whole genome shotgun sequence includes these proteins:
- the LOC113694669 gene encoding high mobility group B protein 1-like: protein MKTGKGKGAVKKDTKEALKPVHDRGVGKRKAVFKADQSSKRKAKKEKIAKKDPNKPKRPPSAFFLFLEEFRNTFKKEHPDVKAVSAVGKAGGAKWKSMTPADKAPYEAKAAKRKSEYERLINAYNKKQESSADEGEEESEKSKSEIQDDEEESGQDEEDEEEEEDDDEDND from the exons ATGAAGACTGGGAAGGGCAAGGGGGCAGTGAAAAAGGACACAAAAGAAGCATTGAAGCCTGTCCATGAtag AGGAGTTGGGAAGAGAAAGGCAGTCTTCAAGGCAGATCAGAGTAGTAAAAGGAAGGCTAAGAAGGAGAAAATAGCCAAGAAAGATCCCAATAAGCCTAAGAGGCCCCCTAGTGCCTTCTTTTTATTCCT TGAAGAGTTCAGAAATACATTTAAGAAGGAACATCCTGATGTTAAGGCCGTCTCAGCT GTTGGGAAAGCTGGAGGGGCAAAGTGGAAATCCATGACTCCAGCG GATAAAGCTCCATATGAAGCTAAAGCTGCAAAGAGGAAGTCTGAGTATGAGAGGCTTATAAATGCCTACAACAAGAAGCAG GAAAGCTCAGCTGATGAGGGTGAGGAGGAATCTGAGAAGTCCAAGTCTGAAATTCAGGATGACGAAGAAGAGAGTGGGCAG GATGAGGAggacgaagaagaagaagaagatgacgACGAAGACAATGACTGA
- the LOC113697367 gene encoding E3 ubiquitin-protein ligase AIRP2-like isoform X2 encodes MPIPCMASDYPREYDGACLQMRLSYSPCAHIFLFLVQWTDCHLAGILGFLRILIYKAYEDGRTSMSVHERKATIKEFYGVIFPSLLQLQRGITEVEERKQREICAKKYTRSYEMGKGKLSEIEIEREEECGICMEMKSKVVLPSCNHSLCLKCYRDWRARSQSCPFCRDSLKRVNSGDLWIYSSSCEIIELSAIAKENLKRLFMYIEKLPLLVPDAVLVSYDPQFR; translated from the exons ATGCCAATACCTTGTAT GGCTTCTGATTATCCTAGAGAATATGATGGAGCTTGCCTCCAGATGAGACTATCATATAGTCCTTGTGCccacatttttctctttctcgtCCAGTGGACGGATTGTCACCTTGCTGGAATTCTTGGCTTTCTCAGGATCCTTATTTATAAG GCATACGAAGATGGTAGGACATCCATGTCCGTTCATGAAAGGAAAGCTACTATAAAGGAATTTTATG GTGTGATATTCCCCTCCTTGTTGCAACTTCAAAGGGGAATCACTGAAGttgaagaaagaaaacagagagaAATCTGTGCCAAGAAGTACACTAGAAGTTATGAAATGGGCAAAGGTAAGTTGTCTGAAATCGAAATTGAGAGAGAAGAAGAATGTGGAATTTGCATGGAGATGAAATCTAAGGTTGTTCTCCCCAGCTGCAACCACTCTCTCTGCTTGAAGTGTTATAGGGACTG GCGTGCAAGGTCTCAATCATGCCCTTTCTGTCGGGATAGTCTCAAAAGAGTAAATTCTGGAGACCTTTGGATTTACAGTAGCAGTTGTGAAATTATAGAGTTGTCAGCAATTGCAAAGGAAAACTTGAAGAGACTTTTCATGTACATTGAGAAACTACCTCTGCTAGTTCCAGATGCAGTGCTGGTCTCTTATGATCCTCAATTCAGATGA
- the LOC113697367 gene encoding E3 ubiquitin-protein ligase AIRP2-like isoform X1, with the protein MMRKSFKDSLKALEADIQHANTLASDYPREYDGACLQMRLSYSPCAHIFLFLVQWTDCHLAGILGFLRILIYKAYEDGRTSMSVHERKATIKEFYGVIFPSLLQLQRGITEVEERKQREICAKKYTRSYEMGKGKLSEIEIEREEECGICMEMKSKVVLPSCNHSLCLKCYRDWRARSQSCPFCRDSLKRVNSGDLWIYSSSCEIIELSAIAKENLKRLFMYIEKLPLLVPDAVLVSYDPQFR; encoded by the exons ATGATGAGGAAGTCTTTTAAGGATTCTCTCAAAGCCCTTGAAGCTGACATCCAACATGCCAATACCTT GGCTTCTGATTATCCTAGAGAATATGATGGAGCTTGCCTCCAGATGAGACTATCATATAGTCCTTGTGCccacatttttctctttctcgtCCAGTGGACGGATTGTCACCTTGCTGGAATTCTTGGCTTTCTCAGGATCCTTATTTATAAG GCATACGAAGATGGTAGGACATCCATGTCCGTTCATGAAAGGAAAGCTACTATAAAGGAATTTTATG GTGTGATATTCCCCTCCTTGTTGCAACTTCAAAGGGGAATCACTGAAGttgaagaaagaaaacagagagaAATCTGTGCCAAGAAGTACACTAGAAGTTATGAAATGGGCAAAGGTAAGTTGTCTGAAATCGAAATTGAGAGAGAAGAAGAATGTGGAATTTGCATGGAGATGAAATCTAAGGTTGTTCTCCCCAGCTGCAACCACTCTCTCTGCTTGAAGTGTTATAGGGACTG GCGTGCAAGGTCTCAATCATGCCCTTTCTGTCGGGATAGTCTCAAAAGAGTAAATTCTGGAGACCTTTGGATTTACAGTAGCAGTTGTGAAATTATAGAGTTGTCAGCAATTGCAAAGGAAAACTTGAAGAGACTTTTCATGTACATTGAGAAACTACCTCTGCTAGTTCCAGATGCAGTGCTGGTCTCTTATGATCCTCAATTCAGATGA
- the LOC113697367 gene encoding E3 ubiquitin-protein ligase AIRP2-like isoform X3, translated as MMRKSFKDSLKALEADIQHANTLASDYPREYDGACLQMRLSYSPCAHIFLFLVQWTDCHLAGILGFLRILIYKAYEDGRTSMSVHERKATIKEFYGVIFPSLLQLQRGITEVEERKQREICAKKYTRSYEMGKGKLSEIEIEREEECGICMEMKSKVVLPSCNHSLCLKCYRDWMAIEHQCLDISM; from the exons ATGATGAGGAAGTCTTTTAAGGATTCTCTCAAAGCCCTTGAAGCTGACATCCAACATGCCAATACCTT GGCTTCTGATTATCCTAGAGAATATGATGGAGCTTGCCTCCAGATGAGACTATCATATAGTCCTTGTGCccacatttttctctttctcgtCCAGTGGACGGATTGTCACCTTGCTGGAATTCTTGGCTTTCTCAGGATCCTTATTTATAAG GCATACGAAGATGGTAGGACATCCATGTCCGTTCATGAAAGGAAAGCTACTATAAAGGAATTTTATG GTGTGATATTCCCCTCCTTGTTGCAACTTCAAAGGGGAATCACTGAAGttgaagaaagaaaacagagagaAATCTGTGCCAAGAAGTACACTAGAAGTTATGAAATGGGCAAAGGTAAGTTGTCTGAAATCGAAATTGAGAGAGAAGAAGAATGTGGAATTTGCATGGAGATGAAATCTAAGGTTGTTCTCCCCAGCTGCAACCACTCTCTCTGCTTGAAGTGTTATAGGGACTG GATGGCCATTGAGCACCAGTGTCTAGATATCTCAATGTGA